Proteins co-encoded in one Myotis daubentonii chromosome 8, mMyoDau2.1, whole genome shotgun sequence genomic window:
- the LOC132239440 gene encoding signal-regulatory protein beta-2-like isoform X3, with amino-acid sequence MPVPSSWPRPPPCLLLTLLLGLPAGAGAELQVIQPQKSVSVTAGEMATLSCTVTSLTPVGPILWFRGTGPGRELIYSLRGGPSLRVTWVADTTRRDNLDFSIRISNITPADTGTYYCVKFRRGGGDDTELKSGAGTQLSVSGGAGAELQVIQPQKSVSVTAGETATLSCTVTSLTPVGPILWFRGTGPGRELIYSARGGPSPRVTWVADTTRRDNLDFSIRISNITPADTGTYYCVKFRRGGGDDTELKSGAGTQLSVSGGAGAELQVIQPQKSVSVTAGETATLSCTVTSLTPVGPILWFRGTGPGRELIYSLRGGHSPRVTSVADVTRRDNMDFSIRISNLTPADTGTYYCVKFRRGGGDDTELKSGAGTQLTVSGPGLSTQVFLAVLLGLLGCKVLLMAGVSAIYVHRQRRARLREQQDPPPPHTVPKDY; translated from the exons ATGCCTGTCCcttcctcctggccccgccctcctcctTGCCTGCTGCTGACTCTACTGCTGGGCCTCCCAG CAGGGGCAGGTGCGGAGCTGCAGGTGATTCAGCCTCAGAAGTCAGTGTCGGTCACAGCCGGAGAGATGGCCACTCTGAGCTGCACTGTGACCTCCCTGACCCCGGTGGGGCCCATCCTATGGTTCAGAGGGACAGGGCCAGGCCGGGAGTTAATCTACAGTCTCAGAGGAGGCCCCTCCCTCCGGGTAACATGGGTTGCAGACACCACGAGGAGAGACAACTTGGACTTTTCCATCCGCATCAGTAACATCACCCCAGCAGACACAGGGACCTACTACTGTGTGAAGTTCCGGAGAGGAGGTGGTGATGACACGGAGCTCAAGTCTGGAGCAGGCACTCAGCTCAGCGTGAGTG gaggggcaggtgcGGAGCTGCAGGTGATTCAGCCTCAGAAGTCAGTGTCGGTCACAGCCGGAGAGACGGCCACTCTGAGCTGCACCGTGACCTCCCTGACCCCGGTGGGGCCCATCCTATGGTTCAGAGGGACAGGGCCAGGCCGGGAGTTAATCTACAGTGCCAGaggaggcccctccccccgggTAACATGGGTTGCAGACACCACGAGGAGAGACAACTTGGACTTTTCCATCCGCATCAGTAACATCACCCCAGCAGACACAGGGACCTACTACTGTGTGAAGTTCCGTAGAGGAGGTGGTGATGACACGGAGCTCAAGTCTGGAGCAGGCACTCAGCTCAGCGTGAGTG gaggggcaggtgcGGAGCTGCAGGTGATTCAGCCTCAGAAGTCAGTGTCGGTCACAGCTGGAGAGACGGCCACTCTGAGCTGCACCGTGACCTCCCTGACCCCGGTGGGGCCCATCCTATGGTTCAGAGGGACAGGGCCAGGCCGGGAGTTAATCTACAGTCTCAGAGGAGGCCACTCCCCCCGAGTAACAAGTGTTGCAGACGTCACCAGGAGAGACAACATGGACTTTTCCATCCGCATCAGTAACCTCACCCCAGCAGACACAGGGACCTACTACTGTGTGAAGTTCCGGAGAGGAGGTGGTGATGACACGGAGCTCAAGTCTGGAGCAGGCACTCAGCTCACCGTGAGTG GCCCAGGACTATCTACTCAGGTCTTCTTGGCTGTGCTCCTCGGCCTCCTGGGCTGCAAGGTGCTGCTGATGGCTGGTGTCTCTGCCATCTATGTCCACAGGCAGCGGAGAGCCCGACT aagAGAACagcaagaccccccccccccacacacagtgcCTAAGGACTACTGA
- the LOC132239440 gene encoding signal-regulatory protein beta-1-like isoform X1, translating to MPVPSSWPRPPPCLLLTLLLGLPAGAGAELQVIQPQKSVSVTAGEMATLSCTVTSLTPVGPILWFRGTGPGRELIYSLRGGPSLRVTWVADTTRRDNLDFSIRISNITPADTGTYYCVKFRRGGGDDTELKSGAGTQLSVSGGAGAELQVIQPQKSVSVTAGETATLSCTVTSLTPVGPILWFRGTGPGRELIYSARGGPSPRVTWVADTTRRDNLDFSIRISNITPADTGTYYCVKFRRGGGDDTELKSGAGTQLSVSGGAGAELQVIQPQKSVSVTAGETATLSCTVTSLTPVGPILWFRGTGPGRELIYSLRGGHSPRVTSVADVTRRDNMDFSIRISNLTPADTGTYYCVKFRRGGGDDTELKSGAGTQLTVSAKPSRPVVSGPTGRSPPGQTVSFTCQSHGFSPRDITLKWFKDGNELPASQTTVHPEGDSPSYSVSSTARVRLAPGDVRSQVICQVAHDTLQGDPPLRGTANVSEAIRVPPTLEVTQDTVSEKQKKVTCLVKNFYPRRLQLTWLENGNTSRTETAPTLVENKDGTFSGRSWLLVNLSAHREDAMLTCQVEHDGQPAVTKTVTVAAPAHQKDPD from the exons ATGCCTGTCCcttcctcctggccccgccctcctcctTGCCTGCTGCTGACTCTACTGCTGGGCCTCCCAG CAGGGGCAGGTGCGGAGCTGCAGGTGATTCAGCCTCAGAAGTCAGTGTCGGTCACAGCCGGAGAGATGGCCACTCTGAGCTGCACTGTGACCTCCCTGACCCCGGTGGGGCCCATCCTATGGTTCAGAGGGACAGGGCCAGGCCGGGAGTTAATCTACAGTCTCAGAGGAGGCCCCTCCCTCCGGGTAACATGGGTTGCAGACACCACGAGGAGAGACAACTTGGACTTTTCCATCCGCATCAGTAACATCACCCCAGCAGACACAGGGACCTACTACTGTGTGAAGTTCCGGAGAGGAGGTGGTGATGACACGGAGCTCAAGTCTGGAGCAGGCACTCAGCTCAGCGTGAGTG gaggggcaggtgcGGAGCTGCAGGTGATTCAGCCTCAGAAGTCAGTGTCGGTCACAGCCGGAGAGACGGCCACTCTGAGCTGCACCGTGACCTCCCTGACCCCGGTGGGGCCCATCCTATGGTTCAGAGGGACAGGGCCAGGCCGGGAGTTAATCTACAGTGCCAGaggaggcccctccccccgggTAACATGGGTTGCAGACACCACGAGGAGAGACAACTTGGACTTTTCCATCCGCATCAGTAACATCACCCCAGCAGACACAGGGACCTACTACTGTGTGAAGTTCCGTAGAGGAGGTGGTGATGACACGGAGCTCAAGTCTGGAGCAGGCACTCAGCTCAGCGTGAGTG gaggggcaggtgcGGAGCTGCAGGTGATTCAGCCTCAGAAGTCAGTGTCGGTCACAGCTGGAGAGACGGCCACTCTGAGCTGCACCGTGACCTCCCTGACCCCGGTGGGGCCCATCCTATGGTTCAGAGGGACAGGGCCAGGCCGGGAGTTAATCTACAGTCTCAGAGGAGGCCACTCCCCCCGAGTAACAAGTGTTGCAGACGTCACCAGGAGAGACAACATGGACTTTTCCATCCGCATCAGTAACCTCACCCCAGCAGACACAGGGACCTACTACTGTGTGAAGTTCCGGAGAGGAGGTGGTGATGACACGGAGCTCAAGTCTGGAGCAGGCACTCAGCTCACCGTGAGTG CCAAACCCTCTCGCCCTGTGGTGTCGGGCCCCACGGGCAGGTCGCCGCCTGGGCAGACAGTGAGCTTCACCTGCCAGTCCCACGGCTTCTCCCCCAGAGACATCACCCTGAAATGGTTCAAGGATGGGAATGagctcccagcctcccagacCACCGTGCACCCAGAGGGAGACAGCCCTTCCTACAGCGTCTCCAGCACAGCCAGGGTGCGGCTGGCCCCGGGGGATGTCCGCTCCCAGGTCATCTGCCAGGTGGCCCACGACACCCTACAGGGGGACCCTCCTCTTCGTGGGACTGCCAACGTGTCTGAGGCCATCCGAG TTCCGCCCACCTTGGAGGTCACCCAGGACACGGTGTCAGAGAAACAGAAGAAGGTCACCTGCCTGGTGAAGAACTTCTACCCCCGGCGCCTACAGCTGACCTGGCTGGAGAACGGGAACACGTCCCGAACAGAAACGGCCCCGACCCTCGTAGAGAACAAGGATGGGACCTTCAGCGGGAGGAGCTGGCTCCTCGTGAATCTGTCTGCCCACAGGGAGGATGCGATGCTCACCTGCCAGGTGGAGCACGATGGGCAGCCGGCCGTCACCAAAACCGTCACCGTGGCGGCCCCTGCTCACCAGAAGGACCCAGATTAA
- the LOC132239440 gene encoding tyrosine-protein phosphatase non-receptor type substrate 1-like isoform X2, which produces MPVPSSWPRPPPCLLLTLLLGLPAGAGAELQVIQPQKSVSVTAGEMATLSCTVTSLTPVGPILWFRGTGPGRELIYSLRGGPSLRVTWVADTTRRDNLDFSIRISNITPADTGTYYCVKFRRGGGDDTELKSGAGTQLSVSGGAGAELQVIQPQKSVSVTAGETATLSCTVTSLTPVGPILWFRGTGPGRELIYSARGGPSPRVTWVADTTRRDNLDFSIRISNITPADTGTYYCVKFRRGGGDDTELKSGAGTQLSVSAKPSRPVVSGPTGRSPPGQTVSFTCQSHGFSPRDITLKWFKDGNELPASQTTVHPEGDSPSYSVSSTARVRLAPGDVRSQVICQVAHDTLQGDPPLRGTANVSEAIRVPPTLEVTQDTVSEKQKKVTCLVKNFYPRRLQLTWLENGNTSRTETAPTLVENKDGTFSGRSWLLVNLSAHREDAMLTCQVEHDGQPAVTKTVTVAAPAHQKDPD; this is translated from the exons ATGCCTGTCCcttcctcctggccccgccctcctcctTGCCTGCTGCTGACTCTACTGCTGGGCCTCCCAG CAGGGGCAGGTGCGGAGCTGCAGGTGATTCAGCCTCAGAAGTCAGTGTCGGTCACAGCCGGAGAGATGGCCACTCTGAGCTGCACTGTGACCTCCCTGACCCCGGTGGGGCCCATCCTATGGTTCAGAGGGACAGGGCCAGGCCGGGAGTTAATCTACAGTCTCAGAGGAGGCCCCTCCCTCCGGGTAACATGGGTTGCAGACACCACGAGGAGAGACAACTTGGACTTTTCCATCCGCATCAGTAACATCACCCCAGCAGACACAGGGACCTACTACTGTGTGAAGTTCCGGAGAGGAGGTGGTGATGACACGGAGCTCAAGTCTGGAGCAGGCACTCAGCTCAGCGTGAGTG gaggggcaggtgcGGAGCTGCAGGTGATTCAGCCTCAGAAGTCAGTGTCGGTCACAGCCGGAGAGACGGCCACTCTGAGCTGCACCGTGACCTCCCTGACCCCGGTGGGGCCCATCCTATGGTTCAGAGGGACAGGGCCAGGCCGGGAGTTAATCTACAGTGCCAGaggaggcccctccccccgggTAACATGGGTTGCAGACACCACGAGGAGAGACAACTTGGACTTTTCCATCCGCATCAGTAACATCACCCCAGCAGACACAGGGACCTACTACTGTGTGAAGTTCCGTAGAGGAGGTGGTGATGACACGGAGCTCAAGTCTGGAGCAGGCACTCAGCTCAGCGTGAGTG CCAAACCCTCTCGCCCTGTGGTGTCGGGCCCCACGGGCAGGTCGCCGCCTGGGCAGACAGTGAGCTTCACCTGCCAGTCCCACGGCTTCTCCCCCAGAGACATCACCCTGAAATGGTTCAAGGATGGGAATGagctcccagcctcccagacCACCGTGCACCCAGAGGGAGACAGCCCTTCCTACAGCGTCTCCAGCACAGCCAGGGTGCGGCTGGCCCCGGGGGATGTCCGCTCCCAGGTCATCTGCCAGGTGGCCCACGACACCCTACAGGGGGACCCTCCTCTTCGTGGGACTGCCAACGTGTCTGAGGCCATCCGAG TTCCGCCCACCTTGGAGGTCACCCAGGACACGGTGTCAGAGAAACAGAAGAAGGTCACCTGCCTGGTGAAGAACTTCTACCCCCGGCGCCTACAGCTGACCTGGCTGGAGAACGGGAACACGTCCCGAACAGAAACGGCCCCGACCCTCGTAGAGAACAAGGATGGGACCTTCAGCGGGAGGAGCTGGCTCCTCGTGAATCTGTCTGCCCACAGGGAGGATGCGATGCTCACCTGCCAGGTGGAGCACGATGGGCAGCCGGCCGTCACCAAAACCGTCACCGTGGCGGCCCCTGCTCACCAGAAGGACCCAGATTAA